The nucleotide window GAAGTCCCAGGTCACCTTGCCGCCGGGCTGGACGATCACCGTATGCTTGCGCGGCGCATGATCGCCATGCCCCGTCACCAGCTCGAAAAAATGCCCGTGAATATGGATCGGATGCCCCATCATCGTGTCGTTGATGAGATTGACGCGCACCCGCTCGCCTTCGATGAAGGGGATCGGCTCGTGATGGTCCGACATTTTTTCGCCGTCGAACGACCACATGAACCGCTCCATGTTGCCGGTGAGGTGAATGTCGATGCTGCGGCTCGGCGCGCGCACGTCCGGATTGCGATCGAGCGCCATCAGGTCCCTGTAGACAAGCACCTTGTGGCCGACGTCGGCGAGGCCCTGGCCGGGCTCGCCGGTGCGGTCTACGGGCATCGGCGAGATGGTCTGGACGCTCGGGTCGCGCTTCACCTGCGGCGCGTTCGAGAAGTCGCGCATCTTCATCGAGCCCATCGCGTGCCCGCCATGATCCATGCCCGCCATCTGGCCATCGGCGCCCATCGCGCCGTGGTCCATGCCGGCCATCGATCCATGATCCATCCCCGAATGATCCATGCCTGCCATGGCGCTATTGTCCATGGTCGCCATCGCTGCCGCCGCGCCGGTCGCGAGGCGCGCGGACGCGTTCTTCTCGGCCGTCGGATCGACGCCCCGCATAGCGCCGCCCGACATGTCCATGCCTTCCATGCCCGGCATCGAGGACATGTCCATGCCCATGTCCTTCATGTCGGCGAGCGGCCGTTTGCGTAAGGGGGGAACCTCGCCGGCCATGCCGGCCCTCGGCGCGAGCGTGGCACGCGCCATGCCCGAGCGGTCGATCGCCTCGCCGACAAGGGTGTAGGCCTTGTCATCGCCTGGGCTGACAACGACGTCGTAGGTCTCGGCAACACCAATCTGGAACTCGTCGACGGTGACCGGCACCACATTCTGCCCGTCGGCCTGAACGATGGTCAGCGGCAGGCCGGGGATGCGGACGTTGAAGGTGGTCATCGCCGACGCATTGATGACCCGCAGCCGCACCCGTTCGCCCGGGGTGAAGAGCGCGGTCCAGTTGTCCATCGGACCATGGCCGTTGACGAGATAGGTGTAGGTGGATCCGGTCACATCGGAGATGTCGGCCGGGTCCATCCGCATCTGGCCCCAGTCGAGCCGGTCCTTGAGCGGCTGATCCTTGCCCGACAGGAGCCCGGCCAGGGTCTGGCGCTGGAAATTGAAATGGCCGGGGTTGACCTTGAGGCGCCGGAAGATCGCCTGCGGCGAGAGCGCG belongs to Sphingomonas sp. IW22 and includes:
- a CDS encoding copper resistance system multicopper oxidase, with the translated sequence MISALDRRQFLRGAALAGGGAALSAWLPAWAQTISPGMRPTLPTVSGEDITLTIARQSMSIDGRQFRAIGVNGTVPAPLIRLREGQRVRLNVVNQLEEDSSIHWHGLLVPAKHDGVPGVSFPGIKPGGSYLYDFPVMQSGTYWYHSHSGLQEQEGHYGPIIIDPAGADPVAYDREHVIVLADHSALSPQAIFRRLKVNPGHFNFQRQTLAGLLSGKDQPLKDRLDWGQMRMDPADISDVTGSTYTYLVNGHGPMDNWTALFTPGERVRLRVINASAMTTFNVRIPGLPLTIVQADGQNVVPVTVDEFQIGVAETYDVVVSPGDDKAYTLVGEAIDRSGMARATLAPRAGMAGEVPPLRKRPLADMKDMGMDMSSMPGMEGMDMSGGAMRGVDPTAEKNASARLATGAAAAMATMDNSAMAGMDHSGMDHGSMAGMDHGAMGADGQMAGMDHGGHAMGSMKMRDFSNAPQVKRDPSVQTISPMPVDRTGEPGQGLADVGHKVLVYRDLMALDRNPDVRAPSRSIDIHLTGNMERFMWSFDGEKMSDHHEPIPFIEGERVRVNLINDTMMGHPIHIHGHFFELVTGHGDHAPRKHTVIVQPGGKVTWDFTADAVGDWAFHCHLLYHMHAGMMRVVSVRPKGDA